A window from Osmia lignaria lignaria isolate PbOS001 chromosome 8, iyOsmLign1, whole genome shotgun sequence encodes these proteins:
- the lap gene encoding phosphatidylinositol-binding clathrin assembly protein lap isoform X12, which produces MAGQTINDRLLAARHSIAGQGLAKAVCKATTEEMIGPKKKHLEYLVRCTNEPNVSIPQLANLLIERSQNTNWTVVFKALITVHHMLCYGNERFTQYLASSNSTFQLSNFLDKSGVQAGARIGYDMSPFIRRYAKYLNEKALSYRTVAFDFCKVKRGKEDRTLRTMNAEKLLKTLPVLQAQLDALLEFDCTANDLTNGVINMAFMLLFRDLIRLFACYNDGIINLLEKYFDMNKKQCREALDLYKKFLIRMDRVGEFLKVAENVGIDKGDIPDLTKAPSSLLDALEQHLASLEGKKGSAANTPTQSASNRTNVKSGVSALSSTSTAFGTAASNNRLDHAGNGHIDEALRQQALAEEEAAMNQYKAKVQSPSSGPSTNPFLSSPTNNANQPIVDLFGASSATAENQPQKASDDLLQLAGNPFADMFGAPQPAAAPTTQAQNNMWMTNGNGFAAVPPANNNFVTDNSFSSVFGNQDSQSGFDGSGSILMPISVAGHNNISAAGQPQNAASTGKVLTGDLDSSLASLAQNLSINKSAQQQVKGMQWNSPKNAAKTGGPAGGWTPQPMAATTGAGYRPMGQGMTQLPTTTLGFPPHTAPLGMQGVPMGMQGMQGMQGMQGMRPMMGTMPGGPGGMMVAGGAAPMMMPNANPMMGANLQQQQQPQQQQQPQAATQPQNNQVQLDPFGAL; this is translated from the exons aTTTAGTACGATGCACAAACGAGCCGAACGTGTCGATACCACAGCTGGCGAATCTACTAATAGAACGATCACAGAACACCAACTGGACGGTGGTTTTCAAAGCTCTGATCACGGTCCACCATATGCTTTGTTATGGCAACGAG AGGTTTACACAGTATCTGGCGTCCAGTAACAGCACGTTTCAGCTCAGTAATTTTCTCGATAAAAGCGGCGTGCAAG CAGGAGCACGTATCG GCTATGACATGTCACCATTCATCAGAAGATACGCCAAGTATCTGAACGAGAAGGCTCTTTCCTACAGAACTGTAGCGTTTGATTTTTGCAAAGTTAAGAGAGG aaagGAGGATCGCACCCTGCGAACCATGAACgctgaaaaattattgaaaacctTGCCAGTTCTCCAGGCACAATTGGACGCCTTGCTAGAATTCGACTGTACCGCTAATGATCTTACAAACGGTGTTATAAACATGGCTTTTATGCTTCTCTTTCGAGATCTGATCCGATTATTTGCTTGTTACAACGATGGCATTATTAATTTACTAG aaaaatattttgatatgaATAAAAAGCAATGTCGCGAGGCTTTGGACTTGTATAAAAAGTTTCTGATACGAATGGATCGGGTTGGTGAATTCTTGAAAGTTGCCGAG aATGTCGGTATTGATAAAGGGGATATACCTGATCTAACAAAG GCTCCAAGCAGCTTGTTGGATGCATTAGAACAACACTTGGCTTCCTTGGAAGGAAAGAAGGGCTCTGCAGCAAATACACCAACGCAATCTGCAAG CAATAGAACGAATGTAAAGTCGGGAGTGTCCGCCCTGTCTTCCACCAGTACTGCGTTTGGAACAGCAGCGAGTAACAATCGACTCGACCATGCTGGAAATGGACATATCGATGAAGCGTTACGGCAGCAAGCTCTCGCGGAAGAGGAAGCCGCTATGAATCAGTACAAG GCAAAAGTACAATCTCCGTCGAGCGGCCCAAGCACGAATCCATTCCTCAGTTCTCCAACGAATAACGCCAACCAGCCAATCGTAGATTTGTTTGGTGCATCATCAGCGACGGCAGAAAATCAG CCACAGAAAGCATCAGACGATTTGCTTCAGCTAGCAGGCAATCCTTTTGCGGACATGTTTGGCGCACCACAGCCTGCAGCTGCGCCTACCACACAAGCGCAAAACAATATGTGGATGACTAACGGTAACG GTTTTGCCGCAGTGCCCCCAGCAAATAATAACTTTGTTACAGATAACAGTTTCTCTTCCGTATTTGGCAATCAAGATTCTCAATCCG GTTTTGACGGTTCGGGCTCGATCCTGATGCCTATCAGCGTAGCTGGACATAATAATATTTCAGCAGCAGGGCAACCCCAAAATGCAGCATCCACGGGGAAAGTTTTGACCGGGGATTTGGATAGCAGCCTTGCTAGCCTTGCCCAGAATTTGTCTATCAACAAAAGTGCGCAACAACAAGTCAA GGGTATGCAATGGAATTCTCCTAAAAATGCTGCCAAAACAGGAGGTCCAGCTGGTGGATGGACACCACAACCCATGGCAGCAACTACTGGTGCTGGTTATCGTCCAATG GGTCAAGGAATGACGCAACTTCCTACAACCACCTTGGGCTTTCCTCCCCACACTGCACCATTG GGAATGCAAGGTGTCCCAATGGGAATGCAAGGCATGCAGGGCATGCAGGGTATGCAGGGCATGAGGCCGATGATGGGTACAATGCCTGGTGGTCCTGGTGGCATGATGGTTGCAGGAGGAGCTGCACCAATGATGATGCCCAATGCGAATCCCATGATGGGTGCTAATcttcagcaacaacagcaaccacagcagcaacagcaacccCAGGCTGCTACACAACCACAAAATAATCAAGTCCAACTTGATCCGTTTGGTGCTCTGTGA
- the lap gene encoding phosphatidylinositol-binding clathrin assembly protein lap isoform X3, whose product MAGQTINDRLLAARHSIAGQGLAKAVCKATTEEMIGPKKKHLEYLVRCTNEPNVSIPQLANLLIERSQNTNWTVVFKALITVHHMLCYGNERFTQYLASSNSTFQLSNFLDKSGVQGYDMSPFIRRYAKYLNEKALSYRTVAFDFCKVKRGKEDRTLRTMNAEKLLKTLPVLQAQLDALLEFDCTANDLTNGVINMAFMLLFRDLIRLFACYNDGIINLLEKYFDMNKKQCREALDLYKKFLIRMDRVGEFLKVAENVGIDKGDIPDLTKAPSSLLDALEQHLASLEGKKGSAANTPTQSASNRTNVKSGVSALSSTSTAFGTAASNNRLDHAGNGHIDEALRQQALAEEEAAMNQYKAKVQSPSSGPSTNPFLSSPTNNANQPIVDLFGASSATAENQPQKASDDLLQLAGNPFADMFGAPQPAAAPTTQAQNNMWMTNGNGFAAVPPANNNFVTDNSFSSVFGNQDSQSAGAPGAAGSVPNPFMSDFPSLGPQPPQSNAAAFGLFEQGAANQGGESQQQSQTGDLFSAGGQADLFGSDSAVPKTAEGGAAGDAAGETVSSATAASGKSTATPPPRPPPPATAMNGATPRSASPTTAGAAAGKAPSAASINTAAAAPGKSAFEDLNDSIRMALGGSPSRPAPIAQQQVPTAQQAQQAQQAQQQPMQQGFGMFDMVGNMPATGQPVMPGGPMAGYGIPTQVPAGYGSPAKQPISAGQPQNAASTGKVLTGDLDSSLASLAQNLSINKSAQQQVKGMQWNSPKNAAKTGGPAGGWTPQPMAATTGAGYRPMGQGMTQLPTTTLGFPPHTAPLGMQGVPMGMQGMQGMQGMQGMRPMMGTMPGGPGGMMVAGGAAPMMMPNANPMMGANLQQQQQPQQQQQPQAATQPQNNQVQLDPFGAL is encoded by the exons aTTTAGTACGATGCACAAACGAGCCGAACGTGTCGATACCACAGCTGGCGAATCTACTAATAGAACGATCACAGAACACCAACTGGACGGTGGTTTTCAAAGCTCTGATCACGGTCCACCATATGCTTTGTTATGGCAACGAG AGGTTTACACAGTATCTGGCGTCCAGTAACAGCACGTTTCAGCTCAGTAATTTTCTCGATAAAAGCGGCGTGCAAG GCTATGACATGTCACCATTCATCAGAAGATACGCCAAGTATCTGAACGAGAAGGCTCTTTCCTACAGAACTGTAGCGTTTGATTTTTGCAAAGTTAAGAGAGG aaagGAGGATCGCACCCTGCGAACCATGAACgctgaaaaattattgaaaacctTGCCAGTTCTCCAGGCACAATTGGACGCCTTGCTAGAATTCGACTGTACCGCTAATGATCTTACAAACGGTGTTATAAACATGGCTTTTATGCTTCTCTTTCGAGATCTGATCCGATTATTTGCTTGTTACAACGATGGCATTATTAATTTACTAG aaaaatattttgatatgaATAAAAAGCAATGTCGCGAGGCTTTGGACTTGTATAAAAAGTTTCTGATACGAATGGATCGGGTTGGTGAATTCTTGAAAGTTGCCGAG aATGTCGGTATTGATAAAGGGGATATACCTGATCTAACAAAG GCTCCAAGCAGCTTGTTGGATGCATTAGAACAACACTTGGCTTCCTTGGAAGGAAAGAAGGGCTCTGCAGCAAATACACCAACGCAATCTGCAAG CAATAGAACGAATGTAAAGTCGGGAGTGTCCGCCCTGTCTTCCACCAGTACTGCGTTTGGAACAGCAGCGAGTAACAATCGACTCGACCATGCTGGAAATGGACATATCGATGAAGCGTTACGGCAGCAAGCTCTCGCGGAAGAGGAAGCCGCTATGAATCAGTACAAG GCAAAAGTACAATCTCCGTCGAGCGGCCCAAGCACGAATCCATTCCTCAGTTCTCCAACGAATAACGCCAACCAGCCAATCGTAGATTTGTTTGGTGCATCATCAGCGACGGCAGAAAATCAG CCACAGAAAGCATCAGACGATTTGCTTCAGCTAGCAGGCAATCCTTTTGCGGACATGTTTGGCGCACCACAGCCTGCAGCTGCGCCTACCACACAAGCGCAAAACAATATGTGGATGACTAACGGTAACG GTTTTGCCGCAGTGCCCCCAGCAAATAATAACTTTGTTACAGATAACAGTTTCTCTTCCGTATTTGGCAATCAAGATTCTCAATCCG CTGGTGCTCCAGGAGCAGCGGGATCCGTACCGAACCCTTTCATGTCCGATTTCCCTTCCCTCGGTCCTCAGCCACCGCAGTCAAACGCAGCCGCTTTTGGTCTCTTCGAGCAGGGTGCCGCGAACCAAGGTGGCGAGAGCCAGCAACAATCGCAGACCGGAGACCTGTTCAGTGCTGGCGGTCAGGCAGATCTCTTTGGGAGCGACTCTGCAGTGCCCAAGACCGCGGAGGGAGGAGCCGCCGGGGATGCTGCCGGTGAGACGGTATCCTCAGCGACTGCAGCCTCCGGTAAGTCCACTGCCACGCCGCCTCCCAGACCGCCGCCTCCCGCGACAGCCATGAACGGTGCTACGCCAAGATCAGCATCACCAACTACAGCAGGAGCGGCGGCTGGAAAAGCCCCATCAGCCGCGTCGATCAACACCGCCGCCGCCGCTCCAGGCAAAAGCGCTTTCGAAGATTTGAACGATAGTATTCGTATGGCACTGGGCGGGTCTCCGTCTCGACCGGCACCCATCGCTCAACAACAAGTCCCAACCGCGCAGCAAGCGCAGCAAGCGCAGCAAGCACAGCAACAACCTATGCAACAGGGTTTCGGCATGTTCGATATGGTCGGCAATATGCCCGCCACCGGGCAGCCTGTTATGCCTGGTGGTCCAATGGCCGGCTACGGTATTCCTACCCAAGTCCCGGCGGGGTACGGTTCCCCGGCAAAGCAACCGATTTCAG CAGGGCAACCCCAAAATGCAGCATCCACGGGGAAAGTTTTGACCGGGGATTTGGATAGCAGCCTTGCTAGCCTTGCCCAGAATTTGTCTATCAACAAAAGTGCGCAACAACAAGTCAA GGGTATGCAATGGAATTCTCCTAAAAATGCTGCCAAAACAGGAGGTCCAGCTGGTGGATGGACACCACAACCCATGGCAGCAACTACTGGTGCTGGTTATCGTCCAATG GGTCAAGGAATGACGCAACTTCCTACAACCACCTTGGGCTTTCCTCCCCACACTGCACCATTG GGAATGCAAGGTGTCCCAATGGGAATGCAAGGCATGCAGGGCATGCAGGGTATGCAGGGCATGAGGCCGATGATGGGTACAATGCCTGGTGGTCCTGGTGGCATGATGGTTGCAGGAGGAGCTGCACCAATGATGATGCCCAATGCGAATCCCATGATGGGTGCTAATcttcagcaacaacagcaaccacagcagcaacagcaacccCAGGCTGCTACACAACCACAAAATAATCAAGTCCAACTTGATCCGTTTGGTGCTCTGTGA
- the lap gene encoding phosphatidylinositol-binding clathrin assembly protein lap isoform X9: MAGQTINDRLLAARHSIAGQGLAKAVCKATTEEMIGPKKKHLEYLVRCTNEPNVSIPQLANLLIERSQNTNWTVVFKALITVHHMLCYGNERFTQYLASSNSTFQLSNFLDKSGVQAGARIGYDMSPFIRRYAKYLNEKALSYRTVAFDFCKVKRGKEDRTLRTMNAEKLLKTLPVLQAQLDALLEFDCTANDLTNGVINMAFMLLFRDLIRLFACYNDGIINLLEKYFDMNKKQCREALDLYKKFLIRMDRVGEFLKVAENVGIDKGDIPDLTKAPSSLLDALEQHLASLEGKKGSAANTPTQSASNRTNVKSGVSALSSTSTAFGTAASNNRLDHAGNGHIDEALRQQALAEEEAAMNQYKAKVQSPSSGPSTNPFLSSPTNNANQPIVDLFGASSATAENQPQKASDDLLQLAGNPFADMFGAPQPAAAPTTQAQNNMWMTNGNGFAAVPPANNNFVTDNSFSSVFGNQDSQSAGAPGAAGSVPNPFMSDFPSLGPQPPQSNAAAFGLFEQGAANQGGESQQQSQTGDLFSAGGQADLFGSDSAVPKTAEGGAAGDAAGETVSSATAASGKSTATPPPRPPPPATAMNGATPRSASPTTAGAAAGKAPSAASINTAAAAPGKSAFEDLNDSIRMALGGSPSRPAPIAQQQVPTAQQAQQAQQAQQQPMQQGFGMFDMVGNMPATGQPVMPGGPMAGYGIPTQVPAGYGSPAKQPISAGQPQNAASTGKVLTGDLDSSLASLAQNLSINKSAQQQVKGMQWNSPKNAAKTGGPAGGWTPQPMAATTGAGYRPMGQGMTQLPTTTLGFPPHTAPLEFGLETSGRSTNSVNIV; encoded by the exons aTTTAGTACGATGCACAAACGAGCCGAACGTGTCGATACCACAGCTGGCGAATCTACTAATAGAACGATCACAGAACACCAACTGGACGGTGGTTTTCAAAGCTCTGATCACGGTCCACCATATGCTTTGTTATGGCAACGAG AGGTTTACACAGTATCTGGCGTCCAGTAACAGCACGTTTCAGCTCAGTAATTTTCTCGATAAAAGCGGCGTGCAAG CAGGAGCACGTATCG GCTATGACATGTCACCATTCATCAGAAGATACGCCAAGTATCTGAACGAGAAGGCTCTTTCCTACAGAACTGTAGCGTTTGATTTTTGCAAAGTTAAGAGAGG aaagGAGGATCGCACCCTGCGAACCATGAACgctgaaaaattattgaaaacctTGCCAGTTCTCCAGGCACAATTGGACGCCTTGCTAGAATTCGACTGTACCGCTAATGATCTTACAAACGGTGTTATAAACATGGCTTTTATGCTTCTCTTTCGAGATCTGATCCGATTATTTGCTTGTTACAACGATGGCATTATTAATTTACTAG aaaaatattttgatatgaATAAAAAGCAATGTCGCGAGGCTTTGGACTTGTATAAAAAGTTTCTGATACGAATGGATCGGGTTGGTGAATTCTTGAAAGTTGCCGAG aATGTCGGTATTGATAAAGGGGATATACCTGATCTAACAAAG GCTCCAAGCAGCTTGTTGGATGCATTAGAACAACACTTGGCTTCCTTGGAAGGAAAGAAGGGCTCTGCAGCAAATACACCAACGCAATCTGCAAG CAATAGAACGAATGTAAAGTCGGGAGTGTCCGCCCTGTCTTCCACCAGTACTGCGTTTGGAACAGCAGCGAGTAACAATCGACTCGACCATGCTGGAAATGGACATATCGATGAAGCGTTACGGCAGCAAGCTCTCGCGGAAGAGGAAGCCGCTATGAATCAGTACAAG GCAAAAGTACAATCTCCGTCGAGCGGCCCAAGCACGAATCCATTCCTCAGTTCTCCAACGAATAACGCCAACCAGCCAATCGTAGATTTGTTTGGTGCATCATCAGCGACGGCAGAAAATCAG CCACAGAAAGCATCAGACGATTTGCTTCAGCTAGCAGGCAATCCTTTTGCGGACATGTTTGGCGCACCACAGCCTGCAGCTGCGCCTACCACACAAGCGCAAAACAATATGTGGATGACTAACGGTAACG GTTTTGCCGCAGTGCCCCCAGCAAATAATAACTTTGTTACAGATAACAGTTTCTCTTCCGTATTTGGCAATCAAGATTCTCAATCCG CTGGTGCTCCAGGAGCAGCGGGATCCGTACCGAACCCTTTCATGTCCGATTTCCCTTCCCTCGGTCCTCAGCCACCGCAGTCAAACGCAGCCGCTTTTGGTCTCTTCGAGCAGGGTGCCGCGAACCAAGGTGGCGAGAGCCAGCAACAATCGCAGACCGGAGACCTGTTCAGTGCTGGCGGTCAGGCAGATCTCTTTGGGAGCGACTCTGCAGTGCCCAAGACCGCGGAGGGAGGAGCCGCCGGGGATGCTGCCGGTGAGACGGTATCCTCAGCGACTGCAGCCTCCGGTAAGTCCACTGCCACGCCGCCTCCCAGACCGCCGCCTCCCGCGACAGCCATGAACGGTGCTACGCCAAGATCAGCATCACCAACTACAGCAGGAGCGGCGGCTGGAAAAGCCCCATCAGCCGCGTCGATCAACACCGCCGCCGCCGCTCCAGGCAAAAGCGCTTTCGAAGATTTGAACGATAGTATTCGTATGGCACTGGGCGGGTCTCCGTCTCGACCGGCACCCATCGCTCAACAACAAGTCCCAACCGCGCAGCAAGCGCAGCAAGCGCAGCAAGCACAGCAACAACCTATGCAACAGGGTTTCGGCATGTTCGATATGGTCGGCAATATGCCCGCCACCGGGCAGCCTGTTATGCCTGGTGGTCCAATGGCCGGCTACGGTATTCCTACCCAAGTCCCGGCGGGGTACGGTTCCCCGGCAAAGCAACCGATTTCAG CAGGGCAACCCCAAAATGCAGCATCCACGGGGAAAGTTTTGACCGGGGATTTGGATAGCAGCCTTGCTAGCCTTGCCCAGAATTTGTCTATCAACAAAAGTGCGCAACAACAAGTCAA GGGTATGCAATGGAATTCTCCTAAAAATGCTGCCAAAACAGGAGGTCCAGCTGGTGGATGGACACCACAACCCATGGCAGCAACTACTGGTGCTGGTTATCGTCCAATG GGTCAAGGAATGACGCAACTTCCTACAACCACCTTGGGCTTTCCTCCCCACACTGCACCATTG GAATTTGGATTGGAAACGAGCGGACGAAGCACCAATTCTGTAAATATCGTGTAA
- the lap gene encoding phosphatidylinositol-binding clathrin assembly protein lap isoform X1, translating into MAGQTINDRLLAARHSIAGQGLAKAVCKATTEEMIGPKKKHLEYLVRCTNEPNVSIPQLANLLIERSQNTNWTVVFKALITVHHMLCYGNERFTQYLASSNSTFQLSNFLDKSGVQAGARIGYDMSPFIRRYAKYLNEKALSYRTVAFDFCKVKRGKEDRTLRTMNAEKLLKTLPVLQAQLDALLEFDCTANDLTNGVINMAFMLLFRDLIRLFACYNDGIINLLEKYFDMNKKQCREALDLYKKFLIRMDRVGEFLKVAENVGIDKGDIPDLTKAPSSLLDALEQHLASLEGKKGSAANTPTQSASNRTNVKSGVSALSSTSTAFGTAASNNRLDHAGNGHIDEALRQQALAEEEAAMNQYKAKVQSPSSGPSTNPFLSSPTNNANQPIVDLFGASSATAENQPQKASDDLLQLAGNPFADMFGAPQPAAAPTTQAQNNMWMTNGNGFAAVPPANNNFVTDNSFSSVFGNQDSQSAGAPGAAGSVPNPFMSDFPSLGPQPPQSNAAAFGLFEQGAANQGGESQQQSQTGDLFSAGGQADLFGSDSAVPKTAEGGAAGDAAGETVSSATAASGKSTATPPPRPPPPATAMNGATPRSASPTTAGAAAGKAPSAASINTAAAAPGKSAFEDLNDSIRMALGGSPSRPAPIAQQQVPTAQQAQQAQQAQQQPMQQGFGMFDMVGNMPATGQPVMPGGPMAGYGIPTQVPAGYGSPAKQPISAGQPQNAASTGKVLTGDLDSSLASLAQNLSINKSAQQQVKGMQWNSPKNAAKTGGPAGGWTPQPMAATTGAGYRPMGQGMTQLPTTTLGFPPHTAPLGMQGVPMGMQGMQGMQGMQGMRPMMGTMPGGPGGMMVAGGAAPMMMPNANPMMGANLQQQQQPQQQQQPQAATQPQNNQVQLDPFGAL; encoded by the exons aTTTAGTACGATGCACAAACGAGCCGAACGTGTCGATACCACAGCTGGCGAATCTACTAATAGAACGATCACAGAACACCAACTGGACGGTGGTTTTCAAAGCTCTGATCACGGTCCACCATATGCTTTGTTATGGCAACGAG AGGTTTACACAGTATCTGGCGTCCAGTAACAGCACGTTTCAGCTCAGTAATTTTCTCGATAAAAGCGGCGTGCAAG CAGGAGCACGTATCG GCTATGACATGTCACCATTCATCAGAAGATACGCCAAGTATCTGAACGAGAAGGCTCTTTCCTACAGAACTGTAGCGTTTGATTTTTGCAAAGTTAAGAGAGG aaagGAGGATCGCACCCTGCGAACCATGAACgctgaaaaattattgaaaacctTGCCAGTTCTCCAGGCACAATTGGACGCCTTGCTAGAATTCGACTGTACCGCTAATGATCTTACAAACGGTGTTATAAACATGGCTTTTATGCTTCTCTTTCGAGATCTGATCCGATTATTTGCTTGTTACAACGATGGCATTATTAATTTACTAG aaaaatattttgatatgaATAAAAAGCAATGTCGCGAGGCTTTGGACTTGTATAAAAAGTTTCTGATACGAATGGATCGGGTTGGTGAATTCTTGAAAGTTGCCGAG aATGTCGGTATTGATAAAGGGGATATACCTGATCTAACAAAG GCTCCAAGCAGCTTGTTGGATGCATTAGAACAACACTTGGCTTCCTTGGAAGGAAAGAAGGGCTCTGCAGCAAATACACCAACGCAATCTGCAAG CAATAGAACGAATGTAAAGTCGGGAGTGTCCGCCCTGTCTTCCACCAGTACTGCGTTTGGAACAGCAGCGAGTAACAATCGACTCGACCATGCTGGAAATGGACATATCGATGAAGCGTTACGGCAGCAAGCTCTCGCGGAAGAGGAAGCCGCTATGAATCAGTACAAG GCAAAAGTACAATCTCCGTCGAGCGGCCCAAGCACGAATCCATTCCTCAGTTCTCCAACGAATAACGCCAACCAGCCAATCGTAGATTTGTTTGGTGCATCATCAGCGACGGCAGAAAATCAG CCACAGAAAGCATCAGACGATTTGCTTCAGCTAGCAGGCAATCCTTTTGCGGACATGTTTGGCGCACCACAGCCTGCAGCTGCGCCTACCACACAAGCGCAAAACAATATGTGGATGACTAACGGTAACG GTTTTGCCGCAGTGCCCCCAGCAAATAATAACTTTGTTACAGATAACAGTTTCTCTTCCGTATTTGGCAATCAAGATTCTCAATCCG CTGGTGCTCCAGGAGCAGCGGGATCCGTACCGAACCCTTTCATGTCCGATTTCCCTTCCCTCGGTCCTCAGCCACCGCAGTCAAACGCAGCCGCTTTTGGTCTCTTCGAGCAGGGTGCCGCGAACCAAGGTGGCGAGAGCCAGCAACAATCGCAGACCGGAGACCTGTTCAGTGCTGGCGGTCAGGCAGATCTCTTTGGGAGCGACTCTGCAGTGCCCAAGACCGCGGAGGGAGGAGCCGCCGGGGATGCTGCCGGTGAGACGGTATCCTCAGCGACTGCAGCCTCCGGTAAGTCCACTGCCACGCCGCCTCCCAGACCGCCGCCTCCCGCGACAGCCATGAACGGTGCTACGCCAAGATCAGCATCACCAACTACAGCAGGAGCGGCGGCTGGAAAAGCCCCATCAGCCGCGTCGATCAACACCGCCGCCGCCGCTCCAGGCAAAAGCGCTTTCGAAGATTTGAACGATAGTATTCGTATGGCACTGGGCGGGTCTCCGTCTCGACCGGCACCCATCGCTCAACAACAAGTCCCAACCGCGCAGCAAGCGCAGCAAGCGCAGCAAGCACAGCAACAACCTATGCAACAGGGTTTCGGCATGTTCGATATGGTCGGCAATATGCCCGCCACCGGGCAGCCTGTTATGCCTGGTGGTCCAATGGCCGGCTACGGTATTCCTACCCAAGTCCCGGCGGGGTACGGTTCCCCGGCAAAGCAACCGATTTCAG CAGGGCAACCCCAAAATGCAGCATCCACGGGGAAAGTTTTGACCGGGGATTTGGATAGCAGCCTTGCTAGCCTTGCCCAGAATTTGTCTATCAACAAAAGTGCGCAACAACAAGTCAA GGGTATGCAATGGAATTCTCCTAAAAATGCTGCCAAAACAGGAGGTCCAGCTGGTGGATGGACACCACAACCCATGGCAGCAACTACTGGTGCTGGTTATCGTCCAATG GGTCAAGGAATGACGCAACTTCCTACAACCACCTTGGGCTTTCCTCCCCACACTGCACCATTG GGAATGCAAGGTGTCCCAATGGGAATGCAAGGCATGCAGGGCATGCAGGGTATGCAGGGCATGAGGCCGATGATGGGTACAATGCCTGGTGGTCCTGGTGGCATGATGGTTGCAGGAGGAGCTGCACCAATGATGATGCCCAATGCGAATCCCATGATGGGTGCTAATcttcagcaacaacagcaaccacagcagcaacagcaacccCAGGCTGCTACACAACCACAAAATAATCAAGTCCAACTTGATCCGTTTGGTGCTCTGTGA